The following DNA comes from Gemmatimonadaceae bacterium.
GGCTCGACGTGCTCGGGTCCGGCCGGCTCGGGCTCGGCGGTGTCGGGCGGCGGCGCATCGGCGAGCGGCGCCGCCGGGGCGATCCGCGCCGCGATCACCGCCACCGCGCTCTCGATGCCGCCTTGTCTCAGCGGCGGAAAGAGGTGCAGCTCTTCCACCCGCTCGGGACTCAGGCGCTCGGCGATGGCGCGGAGAAATCGCTCGCGCGTGTCGACGGTGGTCATCGCGCCGCGACTTCCGCCGGACGCGCGCGCTGCATGCCGCGCGCATCCAGCTCGCGCTCCACGTACAGCCGGAGGATGTGCATGAAGTCCTGTGCGTTCGTCACGACGCCGAACGCCTGGTGCGTGCCGCGATCCTTGAGCTTGCTCACCACGAACTCCGACGAGTCGACGCAGATGGTGGGCAGCTCGCGCAGCGAGCCATCGGGCTCGGTGACGAACGCCGGCAGCATGTTGCCGGTGGCGATGGCGTGCAGCGCGGTGGCGATGAGGATGGCCATCGTCGCCTTGATGGTGTGCACCTTCATCGCGTCCTGGCAGTCGATCGAATCGGCGATCACGCTGGGCAACGGGCCGTCGTCGCGGATGGAACCGCACAGCACGAAGGGCACGCCGCTGGTCACGCACGCGTGCATGATGCCGTCGGTGATGATCCCCTGCCGAACGGCCGCTTCGATCGATCCGGCCGCGCGCACACGGTTGATGGCGCGCATGTGGAGGCCGTGCCCGCCGGTCGTCGCGCGACCGCTGCCGGTCATTCCTAACGTGGTGCCGAAGATCGATGCTTCGATGTCGTGCACCGCGACGGCGTTGCCGGCCAGGAGGGCGCCGACGAAGCCGTGCTGGATGAACCAGGTCATGTCGGTGCGCGCCCGCGAGTGCACGAGCGCCGGACCGGTGACCCAGACCGGGTAGCCGCCGCGCTCCCGCTCTTCGACTAACAGACGCGCCATGAGCGCGTAGTCGATCGGCTTCTCCCGCGACACTTCGCTGGTCATGAACTTGAACTCGCCGCCCTCGGCGGCATCGCCCTGGAAAGCCTCGGTGTACACGAAGATCCCTTCGGAGCCGTCCTCCGCCATCCCGACCGCGACGAGCTCGCCCTTGGCGATGCGGCGCATCTCCTTCACCCAGAGCGTGCCGCCGGCGTCGAGCACTAGCGCGCCATCCATGCGCGGCTCGCGCGGCATGCGCCACTCGCGGCCGATGTGGACGTAAGTGGGAAGGTTGGTGGTCGAGAAAAACCCTTCGGGCAGGACGCCATCCGCGGGAGCCGCCACGAAGCGGGCCTCGGGCAAGTCGGCGAAGCGCGCGGCGCTGAAATCGGGATGTTTGAACTCGGGCACGCAGAAAGATACTAGGACGAGGACATTTCCGGCATATGGACGAGGCCGCCGCTCACCCGCGGCCGGCGCGCGAGAACCGGGATCAGAGGACGGATACCGGGTCCCTGTCGACCGCGACCCGCAACTGCGCCGCGTGCGGCGCCTCGAACCGACGGACGAAATACCGCACCACCGACGTGAGCGCCGCGGGCTGGTCGCTCTTGAGCAGCACGTGCCAGCGCCACCGGCGCTTGATCCGGTCGATCGCGCACGGGGCCGGCCCGATCAGCGTGACCTGATCTCTGGCGCGCGCATCGATCAACCGCGTGAGCCACTTTGCCGCGTCCAACGCCAGCGAGGCCGTGGCAGTCTCCTCGAGTCCGCTGCACACGATGTTCACGAGCCGCACGTTTGGCGGATACGGCGGCTTGACGCGCGTGGGCAGCTCGGTGCGCACGAACGCGTGGTAGTCGTGCGTCACGGCGCAGCGCACGGCGTGGTGCGCCGGGACCCGCGTTTGAATGACGACGTCGCCGCCTTTGGGGCCCCGGCCGGCACGTCCCGCCACCTGGCTCAGCAGCTGGAAGCTGCGCTCCGATGCACGAAAGTCCGGCATGTTGATGCCGACGTCGGCATCGATGACGCCCACGAGCGTGACGTTCGGAAAGTCGAGTCCTTTGGCGATCATCTGGGTGCCGAGCAGGATCTCGATCTCGCCGCGGCCGACGCGGTCGAGGATGTCGGCGTGCGCCCATTTGCCGCTGGTGGTGTCGACGTCCATGCGGGCGACGCGCGCGTACGGGTAGCGCTCGAGCAACAGCCGCTCGACCTGCTGCGTGCCTAACCCTCGCTGGCGCACCGTTGGGCCGCCGCAATTACGGCACACGCGCGGCGCGTCTTCTTCGTGCAGGCAATAGTGGCACACGAGCCGCTCGGGGCTCTTGTGGTACGTGAGGCTGATGCTGCAATTCGGGCAGCCGTGCACGTCGCCGCACGCGTCGCACTGGAGGAACGACGCGTAGCCGCGCCGGTTGAGCAACAGGATGCTCTGCTCGCCGCGCTGCAATCGTTCGCCGATGGCCGCCTCGAGCGGCTCGCTGAACACGCGGCGAAACGCGGCATGCGCCGCGGCCGCGCCAGTCGCGGCATCGCCGCCGGCAATGGTCCGTGCGTCGCGGGGGCGTCTCAGGTCGACCACTTCGACCGCGGGCAGGCGCCCGGCGCCGACGCGTTCGGGGAGCGAGAGCAGCCGGTACTTTCCCGACGCGGCGTTCTGCCAGCTCTCGAGGCTCGGCGTCGCGCTGCCTAACACGGCGATGGCGCCGGCCAGCCGCGCGCGCACCACGGCCACTTCGCGGGCATGGTAGCGCGGCGTTTCCCCATTCTTGTAGCTGCCTTCGTGCTCCTCGTCCACGATGATGGCGCCGAGGTCGTCGAGCGGCGCGAACACGGCCGAGCGCGCGCCGACGGCGATGCGCTTCTCGCCGCGTTTGAGCGCCAGCCACGCGTCGTAGCGCTCGCCGTCGCCTAACGCAGAGTGCAGGACGGCCACGCGGTCGCCGAACACGGCGCGAAAGCGATCGACGGTTTGCGGCGTGAGCGCGATCTCGGGCACGAGCACGATGGCCGATTTGCCGCGGCGATCGACGACCTCGCGGAGGAGCTCGATGTACACGAGCGTTTTGCCGCTGCCGGTGACGCCGTGGAGCAGCACGGTCTCGCCCGGCTGGGCGGCGACGATGGCGTCGATGGCGGTGCGCTGCGCCTCGCTGGGTGCGTGCCGCGTCGGCGCGGGCACGCGGCGCGCCGCGAACGGATCCCGCGCCACGACGGTCGACTCGATGGATGCGAGCTCGCGCGACACGAGCGCCTTGACCACGGCGGCCGAGAAGCCGAGCTGCCCGGTGATGTGCGCCACGGCGGCGTGGCCGCCCAGGCTTTCGAGCACCTCGAAGAGCTCGCGCTGTCGTTTGGCGCGTGCGAACATCTCGTGTCGCTCCTGGAGCGTCGGCAGGTCGCGCCGCAGCACGAGGATCCGCTCGGTCCGCTGTGCGGGGCGCGGCGCGGCGGCGCCGGTGAGCAGCGCCGGCAGCGCGGCCCGCACCACGACGCCTAACGGAACGATGTAGTAGCCGGCGATCCACCGGCACAGCGCGAGCAGCGACGGCGAGAGCGCCGGCTCCGCATCGGGCACGTCGAGCACCTCGCGCAGCGACTTGACGCCGGCGCCATCGGTGGGGCCGAGACAGATGCCGACGGCGCGCGAGCCGCGCACGGGCACGACGACGCGCGACCCCGGCGCCGGTGTGTCGACGCTGGTCCCAGGAAGCGCGTATGTGAACGTCTGGAACAGCGGCAGCGGCAGCGCGACCTCGATGAGGCGCGTGGCGGGCGTCATGGAGCGGACACGGCGGACCGGCTACCGCGCCGCCCGCGTCACGCCTAACCCGGGCCCGTCGGGCAATTTGATGACCCCGGCGTCGATCGTCGCGCCAACATAGGGATCGTCGGACAGGAGCGCGGCGCCATCCAGATCGGCGTAGTCGAGCAGCGGCGCCAGGTGCGCGGCGGCGGTGATCGCAAGGCTCGACTCGATCATGCAGCCCATCATCACGAGCATGCCGTGCGCGCGTGCCGTCGCGGCCATCTTCATGGCCTCGCGCACTCCGCCGCACTTCGCGAGCTTGATGTTGATCCCGTCCACGACGCCGGCCAACCGCGCGACGTCGGCGGCAACGAGGCACGACTCGTCGGCGATGATCGGGAGCGGCGACCGCTCGCGCACGAACCGGAGTCCGTCCAGATCGTGCGGCGGCAACGGTTGTTCGACGAACTCCACCCGGTGGGCGACCAGGCACTCCATCATGTGCAACGTGTGCTTGGGCGTCCACGCGGCATTGGCATCCACGCGTACGGTCGCGTGAGGCGCTTCCTCGCGGATGATCCGCAGGATCTCCTCGTCGTGGTCCGAGCCGAGCTTGATCTTGAGGATCGGATACGAGGCGGCCTCGCGCACCTTGCGGCGCATTTCGTCGGCGCCGGCGATGGCGATCGTGAAGCTCGAGAGCGGCGCCCGCGCCGGATTGAGGCCCAGCAGCCGGTACACCGGGATGCCTAACCGCTTGCCCGCCAGATCGTGCAGCGCCGCACTCACCGCCGACTTGGCAGCGGCGTTCCAGCGCACCACGCGATTGAGCTCGGCCTCGATGTCCTCCAGCGCCCAGGCGTCCGCGTGCTCGAGCACCGGCGCGAACATCGCCAGCGCCGCCGGGATCGTGTCGGCGGTCTCGCCGTAGAATTTGCTCGGCGCCGCCTCGCCCCAGCCCTGGGCGCCGTCGGCGTCGGTGAGGCGCACGGTGACCACGCGCACTTCGTGCTCGGTGCCGCGCGAGATCGTGAACGCGTGCTTCGTGTGCACGCGCAGGACGTCGTGGTCGAGTTTCATCGGGATGTCGGAGTGATGCCGAGTCGCCGCGCGAGCCATGCGGTGCGCAGACCGTCCGGGCCGGGCGCTTGTGCGAGATAGCCGATCAGCGCATCGGCCACTTCGTTGCCGCGCTGAAACCGCTCGGCGGGATTCTTGGCGAGACACTTCATCGTGATCGTGGCCAGCGCCGGCGGCGTACGCGAGTCGACCACTTCGGGCGATGCCGCCGTCTCGTGCACGTGCTTGTAGCCGATGGAATACGAGTCGGCGCCGTCGAACGGCGGGAAGCCGACCATCATCTCGTAGAGCAGCACGCCCACCGAGTAGATGTCGCTCCGGCCGTCCACCAGCTTGCCCATGGCCTGCTCGGGCGACATGTAGTGCGGCGTCCCCATCGCGCGGCCGGTCATCGTGAGGCGGTTGTGAAAACGCGCCGTCGCGATGCCGAAATCGGTGATGAGCGCGTTGTCATCCTCGTCGAACAGGATGTTGTCGGGCTTCACGTCGCGGTGCACCACGCCGTGGCGGTGCGCATAGTCGAGCCCGACGGCGACCTGTGATCCGATCACCGCCGTCTGGTGCGGCCCAACGGTGCTGCCCTTCACGATGCGATCGGCGAGCGAGCCGCCGGCCATGTACGGCATCACGAGGTACACCGTCGACTCGAGCTGGCCGTAGTCGAGGATCTGGCAGATGTAGGGATGGAGCAGTTGGGCAGCCGCCTCCGCTTCGCGCCGGAACCGCTCGCGCATCTCCTCGTCGCGCGCCAGGTGTGCGAGCAGCACTTTGATCACCACCGGTCTGCCTAACTGAACGTGCTTGGCCGCGTACACGCTCGCCATGCCGCCCGTGGCCAGACGGCGGTAGATGCGATAGCGCCCGCCGGTGATCCGGCGCAGCAGGTCGAGCTCTTCGTCGGGCGGTTCGTTGGGCGCGTCCGGCACTTCCGGCAGCTCGGACGTACACCGGCTGCAGGTCACGGCCGTGCCGCGATTCCAGGTCCCGCACTCAGGACAGAACATGACTCATGGCTCGAAATCCAGACGCACGAAGTCGTACGGCGGCCACGGGCCCGTCTGCCGGAGGATGAGACCCGCGTGGCGGTGCGCCAGCGACCGCACGGTAGTCTCGAACTCTGCCCAGCGTTCGCGGTCGAGGAGAAATGCGGCGCTGAACAAGGCCGGCTCGGGATCGTGCACCGGCGGCAGCGTCATGGCCGCTGACGAGACACGCCTGAGCGTCCTGAAGCAGTCTGTTACCACGGACGGTGTGGCGGGTGTGGACGGCTCGGCTTCCGTGGTTGGGCGACGCGCGATATGGACGCGCGCCTCCGAACGACCGGCGACGAACTGTAAGCCTTCAGACAGCGCGAGATAGTTCTGTTCCATCCAACGTCGCAGTTGCTCCGCATTACGAAACACGGTGCCGCAGGGCGCCGGCAGCACGCCGCCGCGCTCGAACGCCGACTCGACGACGCGTTGATGGAGATCGATGTCCGCTTCGTCCAGATCGCGGCGAGAATCGGGGACTTGCTTGACGAGCGCCGCCAGATCGCGCGTGCGAACGAGGCTTGCTTCCCCCGGATGCCCGCCATCGCTGTCGCGCGCAACCGACATGACGCCGAACAATCGCACGCCGCTTGCGGCTACGTGGCGAGCCACGGCGTCACGCTCCGACCGGGTGTGCCGACTGAGTCAACGCCATAACATTTGAAGTTATGCGCAACGTGAATGCGGTGGGAGTGCACGTCGCAGCGGGTACCGCTTCAGCCTGGGCGCCCGACGCGCACAACGGACAAAGCACCGAGAAAAAATCAAAGCCGTTGTGTTGCTCGGGTCGTGTCTGCTGTGTTCGTGCCGTGTCCGCGTCTTCATGAGCGTAGATACAAGACATGAGGGAACGGCATCCCCGCCGCGCACCTCAGCGCATCCGCGCCAACTCGGCGAGCATCGTGACGCACGCCTCGCCCACGCGGTCGGGCGCATAGCCGCCTTCGAGCGCGCCGACGACTCGCCCGCCACACCACTGTGCGGCGCGATCGGTGAGGTAGCGGGTGAGCGTCGTGATGTCCTCGAGCTCCAGTGTGAAGCCGCCGAGTGGGTCGCCGCGCAGCGAGTCGAAGCCGGCTGAGACGAGCACCAGATCCGGGGTGAATCCGTCGGTGGCGCGATCGATGGCCTGCTCGAGGGCGTCGACGTACTGCTGTGCCGGGAGTCCAGCCGGCAGCGGGACGTTCCACACGTTGCCGTTGCCATGATCGTCGGCGGCGCCGCTGCCGGGATACCAGGGCCACTGGTGCATGGACACGAAATGGATGCCCTGATCGCTCTCGACGAGCGCTTGCGTGCCGTTGCCATGGTGCACGTCCCAGTCGACAATGAGCACGCGGTCGAGCCCGCGCGTGCGACGCGCATAGTGCGCCGCGACTGCGACGTTGCCGAAGAGGCAGAATCCCATCGCGCGATCGCGGAGCGCGTGGTGGCCGGGCGGGCGCACCGCGCAGAAGCTGCGGACGGCGCGTCCATCGAGGGCCATGTCGACACCATCGAGGACGCAGCCCGCGGCCGCGGTGGCTGCCGCCCAGGACCCTTCGCTTGCCACCGTATCG
Coding sequences within:
- a CDS encoding serine/threonine-protein kinase translates to MTCSRCTSELPEVPDAPNEPPDEELDLLRRITGGRYRIYRRLATGGMASVYAAKHVQLGRPVVIKVLLAHLARDEEMRERFRREAEAAAQLLHPYICQILDYGQLESTVYLVMPYMAGGSLADRIVKGSTVGPHQTAVIGSQVAVGLDYAHRHGVVHRDVKPDNILFDEDDNALITDFGIATARFHNRLTMTGRAMGTPHYMSPEQAMGKLVDGRSDIYSVGVLLYEMMVGFPPFDGADSYSIGYKHVHETAASPEVVDSRTPPALATITMKCLAKNPAERFQRGNEVADALIGYLAQAPGPDGLRTAWLARRLGITPTSR
- a CDS encoding GvpL/GvpF family gas vesicle protein — encoded protein: MARHVAASGVRLFGVMSVARDSDGGHPGEASLVRTRDLAALVKQVPDSRRDLDEADIDLHQRVVESAFERGGVLPAPCGTVFRNAEQLRRWMEQNYLALSEGLQFVAGRSEARVHIARRPTTEAEPSTPATPSVVTDCFRTLRRVSSAAMTLPPVHDPEPALFSAAFLLDRERWAEFETTVRSLAHRHAGLILRQTGPWPPYDFVRLDFEP
- the priA gene encoding primosomal protein N', which produces MTPATRLIEVALPLPLFQTFTYALPGTSVDTPAPGSRVVVPVRGSRAVGICLGPTDGAGVKSLREVLDVPDAEPALSPSLLALCRWIAGYYIVPLGVVVRAALPALLTGAAAPRPAQRTERILVLRRDLPTLQERHEMFARAKRQRELFEVLESLGGHAAVAHITGQLGFSAAVVKALVSRELASIESTVVARDPFAARRVPAPTRHAPSEAQRTAIDAIVAAQPGETVLLHGVTGSGKTLVYIELLREVVDRRGKSAIVLVPEIALTPQTVDRFRAVFGDRVAVLHSALGDGERYDAWLALKRGEKRIAVGARSAVFAPLDDLGAIIVDEEHEGSYKNGETPRYHAREVAVVRARLAGAIAVLGSATPSLESWQNAASGKYRLLSLPERVGAGRLPAVEVVDLRRPRDARTIAGGDAATGAAAAHAAFRRVFSEPLEAAIGERLQRGEQSILLLNRRGYASFLQCDACGDVHGCPNCSISLTYHKSPERLVCHYCLHEEDAPRVCRNCGGPTVRQRGLGTQQVERLLLERYPYARVARMDVDTTSGKWAHADILDRVGRGEIEILLGTQMIAKGLDFPNVTLVGVIDADVGINMPDFRASERSFQLLSQVAGRAGRGPKGGDVVIQTRVPAHHAVRCAVTHDYHAFVRTELPTRVKPPYPPNVRLVNIVCSGLEETATASLALDAAKWLTRLIDARARDQVTLIGPAPCAIDRIKRRWRWHVLLKSDQPAALTSVVRYFVRRFEAPHAAQLRVAVDRDPVSVL
- a CDS encoding histone deacetylase — protein: MPNDAARRQRAVSVAFISHADCGRHDTGWGHPEHVGRLRAVTRALRERPDLFGTIEHVEGRHATAQELALAHDPIYIREVEEIASAGGGALDADTVASEGSWAAATAAAGCVLDGVDMALDGRAVRSFCAVRPPGHHALRDRAMGFCLFGNVAVAAHYARRTRGLDRVLIVDWDVHHGNGTQALVESDQGIHFVSMHQWPWYPGSGAADDHGNGNVWNVPLPAGLPAQQYVDALEQAIDRATDGFTPDLVLVSAGFDSLRGDPLGGFTLELEDITTLTRYLTDRAAQWCGGRVVGALEGGYAPDRVGEACVTMLAELARMR
- a CDS encoding dipeptide epimerase, coding for MKLDHDVLRVHTKHAFTISRGTEHEVRVVTVRLTDADGAQGWGEAAPSKFYGETADTIPAALAMFAPVLEHADAWALEDIEAELNRVVRWNAAAKSAVSAALHDLAGKRLGIPVYRLLGLNPARAPLSSFTIAIAGADEMRRKVREAASYPILKIKLGSDHDEEILRIIREEAPHATVRVDANAAWTPKHTLHMMECLVAHRVEFVEQPLPPHDLDGLRFVRERSPLPIIADESCLVAADVARLAGVVDGINIKLAKCGGVREAMKMAATARAHGMLVMMGCMIESSLAITAAAHLAPLLDYADLDGAALLSDDPYVGATIDAGVIKLPDGPGLGVTRAAR